In Streptomyces sp. P3, one DNA window encodes the following:
- a CDS encoding DUF6445 family protein, which translates to MFMPQRPHRPVRAAATLPVLPYRKPTRGRDYWVIDDVFPEPDAAAIRARCLARDDWVEGHPYTSESWPGLRTMPGLEPGELDRVERLVRGATGARKLWVQQAPGGGTLNHNCVQVVGEGESAPRPHSDSRALCRYAAVLYLNPAVPKDCGTSFYRQSLPGGRLGGNVVQAPHNNLVEALGTRFVAPDAFEEDVRVPHRYNRLLLYNANLVHSATGYSGTTLEEKRMTAVFFWMA; encoded by the coding sequence ATGTTCATGCCACAGCGGCCCCATCGGCCCGTCAGGGCTGCCGCCACGCTCCCGGTCCTCCCCTACCGCAAACCCACGAGGGGCCGGGACTACTGGGTGATCGACGACGTCTTCCCCGAGCCCGACGCCGCCGCGATCCGCGCGCGCTGCCTCGCCAGGGACGACTGGGTCGAGGGCCATCCGTACACCTCCGAGAGCTGGCCCGGACTGCGCACCATGCCCGGTCTCGAACCCGGTGAACTCGACCGGGTGGAGCGGTTGGTGCGCGGGGCGACGGGGGCGCGGAAACTGTGGGTGCAGCAGGCGCCCGGCGGCGGCACCCTCAACCACAACTGCGTCCAGGTCGTCGGCGAGGGGGAGAGCGCTCCGCGCCCGCACTCCGACTCGCGGGCACTGTGCCGGTACGCGGCGGTGCTGTATCTCAACCCGGCCGTCCCCAAGGACTGCGGCACCAGTTTCTACCGGCAGTCACTGCCGGGCGGGCGGCTCGGCGGCAACGTCGTCCAGGCCCCGCACAACAACCTCGTCGAGGCCCTCGGTACCCGGTTCGTCGCGCCGGACGCCTTCGAGGAGGACGTACGGGTACCGCACCGGTACAACCGTCTGCTCCTCTACAACGCCAACCTCGTGCACAGCGCGACCGGTTACTCCGGCACCACGCTCGAGGAGAAGCGCATGACGGCCGTCTTCTTCTGGATGGCCTGA
- a CDS encoding M23 family metallopeptidase has product MGREHHARFPRTRARLSAATGAALLALLAFLLTALAAPPAAAGGDGHRHRAVRAVRTHEKARERVDRLREADARPAAVEQAEERRKAVRADLWDLLWAGARESGDPVAVDPSGRAGHCPFGKRSRPPERRPSAWTAPTRRYWLSAGYAAKGSRWAHRHTGQDFAVDSGTPVYAVGSGVVRVTTCGDGFGNQVLVRHRDGYFTQYAHLSRIDVRRGQRVVAGQRLGLSGRSGNVTGPHLHFEVRITPYLGSQVPPLPWLRRKDVQVSGASALR; this is encoded by the coding sequence ATGGGACGAGAACATCATGCGCGCTTCCCGCGGACGCGGGCGCGCCTCAGCGCCGCGACCGGGGCCGCCCTCCTCGCCCTCCTCGCTTTCCTGCTGACGGCGCTCGCCGCCCCGCCCGCCGCGGCGGGGGGCGACGGACACCGCCACCGGGCCGTCCGTGCCGTCCGCACGCACGAGAAGGCGCGCGAGCGGGTCGACAGGCTGCGCGAGGCCGACGCCCGCCCCGCTGCCGTCGAACAGGCCGAAGAGCGCCGGAAGGCCGTCCGCGCCGACCTGTGGGACCTGCTGTGGGCGGGAGCCAGGGAATCCGGCGACCCCGTCGCCGTCGACCCGTCCGGGCGCGCGGGCCACTGTCCGTTCGGGAAGCGCAGCCGCCCGCCCGAGCGGCGCCCCTCCGCCTGGACGGCCCCGACCCGCCGCTACTGGCTCTCCGCCGGCTACGCCGCGAAGGGCTCCCGCTGGGCCCACCGCCACACCGGCCAGGACTTCGCGGTGGACTCGGGCACCCCCGTGTACGCCGTCGGCTCCGGCGTCGTACGCGTCACCACCTGCGGGGACGGCTTCGGCAACCAGGTCCTGGTGCGCCACCGGGACGGCTACTTCACGCAGTACGCCCACCTGTCCCGCATCGACGTGCGCCGGGGCCAGCGGGTGGTGGCCGGCCAGCGCCTCGGACTGTCCGGCAGGTCGGGCAACGTCACCGGCCCGCATCTGCATTTCGAGGTGCGGATCACCCCGTACCTGGGGTCCCAGGTGCCGCCCCTGCCGTGGCTGCGCCGCAAGGACGTGCAGGTGTCCGGAGCGTCGGCGCTCCGCTGA
- a CDS encoding glycoside hydrolase family 26 protein, whose amino-acid sequence MLTGPACVPVGRGTGAATGAFGAYVGYDDAGVRRIARLDEWLGVATPRVGHAYLPGDRWSNIEGAPGYLEYWARWRQERSDRMFVLNVPMLEGTEDHVSDAAVREELRQGARGDYDGHFRALARRLVGLGLPDTVLVVGWEMNGTTYTHRCGPDPQAWKRYWVRIVEAVRSVPGGRGFRFEFTPSRGRDAVPWTACYPGDAHVDVVGMDAYDQPAGMSFAEQVAEPYGLAAHVRFARAHGKPVSYPEWGLFRNGDDPEYMRGMLDWFAEHRPLYQTISDYCPHGVWRCADNPRSSAVYRSLVGAGAGPGAAGPFG is encoded by the coding sequence CTGCTGACCGGGCCCGCGTGCGTGCCCGTAGGGCGGGGGACCGGGGCGGCGACCGGGGCGTTCGGGGCGTACGTCGGGTACGACGACGCCGGGGTGCGGCGGATCGCCCGACTGGACGAGTGGCTGGGCGTCGCCACGCCCCGGGTCGGGCACGCGTATCTGCCGGGGGACCGGTGGAGCAACATCGAGGGGGCGCCCGGCTACCTGGAGTACTGGGCGCGGTGGCGGCAGGAGCGCTCCGACCGGATGTTCGTGCTCAACGTGCCGATGCTGGAGGGGACCGAGGACCACGTGTCCGACGCCGCCGTGCGGGAGGAACTGCGCCAGGGGGCGCGCGGCGACTACGACGGCCACTTCCGGGCGCTGGCCCGGCGGCTCGTCGGGCTCGGGCTGCCGGACACGGTGCTGGTGGTGGGCTGGGAGATGAACGGGACCACGTACACCCATCGGTGCGGGCCCGATCCGCAGGCCTGGAAGCGGTACTGGGTCAGGATCGTGGAGGCCGTGCGATCGGTGCCGGGCGGGCGGGGGTTCCGGTTCGAGTTCACGCCCAGCCGGGGACGGGACGCCGTCCCCTGGACCGCGTGCTATCCGGGTGACGCGCACGTCGACGTCGTCGGCATGGACGCCTACGACCAGCCCGCCGGCATGTCCTTCGCGGAGCAGGTCGCCGAGCCCTACGGCCTGGCCGCGCACGTCCGGTTCGCGCGGGCGCACGGCAAGCCGGTGTCGTATCCCGAGTGGGGGCTGTTCCGCAATGGTGACGACCCGGAGTACATGCGCGGCATGCTCGACTGGTTCGCCGAACACCGGCCGCTGTACCAGACCATCAGCGACTACTGTCCGCACGGCGTGTGGCGGTGCGCCGACAACCCCCGTTCCTCGGCCGTCTACCGCTCCCTGGTGGGCGCGGGGGCGGGACCGGGGGCGGCGGGGCCGTTCGGCTGA
- a CDS encoding TerD family protein, with amino-acid sequence MVKGANVGLAALSENTDAVVVSLGWASPTGEGDADVSVLLLNADGKVRSDADFFFYNHPVAPDGSVQLLGKAPSGEGSEDRIGFDLTAIPADVERIVVAASRYEGARFDELDALRVTLADGDGDELLRFAVDDAGPVSAFIFGELYRRAEDWKFRAVGQGYEAGLAGLASDFGVDIEDDAADLSAEDADEAGGLGGDGAAPADLGEGPGSTTAGSSEPTARAVDYDPRTADPHPNDSLPPDSIAAVPAPRPAGDDPGAGKAAARPRTAKKKITLPKTAKKSLAENESWKGARLFPVSALKSDRDRETRATSVLLSVMAQVPEFGRRLTAAFGAPAGRMETFTEVSLPHGDTPRRPDGVIRVERAGKLWTALVETKTNGNPLRPEQVQAYMDIAARRGYEAVITISNDVALEGSPLVDVKTDGRRKHKAALRHLSWAEVAHHAQLLIRHEGVGNSAHAWLLQELLHYLQHDNSGCHGFQNMGAAWVPVRRGIDDETLCRGDARALEVVESWERLVRQVCLGLGGELGQKVLPVQRARRGDDPGARRARMADDLCDGGKLQAELRIEGTPGVLAVGADLRTGRLRTSVEIPAPDQGYPLTWVKRLVRRLAEAPADLHVETLVEDGLGGPRGTLERLRPEPADLLPKNGARITGFRLTLFKGMGSGRGNAESGFIRSVDDAVQRFHSAVVVHLEHPAPRSSPVA; translated from the coding sequence ATGGTCAAAGGTGCCAACGTGGGGCTGGCGGCGCTGAGCGAGAACACGGACGCGGTGGTCGTCAGCCTGGGATGGGCCAGTCCGACCGGGGAAGGCGACGCGGACGTCTCGGTGCTGCTGCTGAACGCCGACGGCAAGGTGCGCAGTGACGCCGACTTCTTCTTCTACAACCACCCGGTCGCCCCGGACGGCAGTGTGCAGCTGCTGGGCAAGGCACCCTCGGGCGAGGGCAGTGAGGACCGCATCGGGTTCGACCTGACGGCCATACCGGCCGACGTCGAGCGGATCGTCGTCGCCGCCAGCCGGTACGAGGGCGCCCGCTTCGACGAACTGGATGCTCTTCGAGTCACGTTGGCCGACGGCGACGGGGACGAACTGCTGCGGTTCGCCGTCGACGACGCCGGGCCGGTGAGCGCGTTCATCTTCGGCGAGCTGTACCGGCGTGCGGAGGACTGGAAGTTCCGGGCGGTTGGCCAGGGCTATGAAGCCGGTCTGGCGGGTCTTGCGTCCGACTTCGGGGTCGACATCGAAGACGACGCAGCCGACCTCTCCGCGGAGGATGCCGACGAGGCCGGTGGGCTCGGCGGTGACGGGGCAGCTCCCGCCGACCTCGGCGAAGGTCCAGGTTCCACGACCGCGGGCTCCTCGGAGCCGACCGCCCGTGCCGTCGATTACGACCCACGCACTGCCGACCCGCACCCGAACGACTCCCTCCCGCCCGACTCCATCGCGGCCGTGCCTGCCCCGCGTCCCGCCGGCGACGACCCGGGCGCGGGCAAGGCCGCGGCGCGCCCCCGCACCGCGAAGAAGAAGATCACCCTCCCGAAGACGGCGAAGAAGTCGCTCGCGGAGAACGAGTCATGGAAGGGCGCCCGCCTCTTCCCGGTCTCCGCGCTGAAGAGCGACCGGGACCGCGAGACGCGGGCCACCTCCGTGCTGCTGTCGGTGATGGCGCAGGTTCCTGAGTTCGGGCGGCGGCTCACCGCGGCGTTCGGGGCTCCCGCGGGTCGGATGGAGACGTTCACCGAGGTGTCGCTGCCGCACGGCGACACCCCGCGCCGACCGGACGGGGTCATCCGCGTCGAGCGAGCGGGCAAGCTGTGGACCGCGTTGGTCGAGACGAAGACCAACGGCAACCCCCTGAGGCCCGAGCAGGTGCAGGCCTACATGGACATCGCCGCCCGGCGCGGCTACGAGGCCGTGATCACGATCTCCAACGACGTGGCGCTCGAGGGCAGTCCACTGGTCGACGTCAAGACAGACGGCCGACGCAAGCACAAGGCGGCCCTCCGTCACCTGTCCTGGGCCGAGGTGGCCCACCACGCCCAGCTGCTCATTCGGCACGAGGGTGTCGGCAACAGCGCGCACGCCTGGCTGCTCCAGGAACTGCTGCACTACCTCCAGCACGACAACTCCGGCTGCCACGGCTTCCAGAACATGGGCGCGGCCTGGGTACCCGTGCGCAGGGGCATCGACGACGAGACCCTGTGCCGGGGTGACGCCCGCGCCCTGGAGGTCGTCGAAAGCTGGGAGCGGCTCGTGCGGCAGGTCTGTCTCGGGCTCGGCGGCGAGCTCGGACAGAAGGTGCTGCCCGTGCAGCGCGCTCGGCGCGGCGACGATCCGGGGGCGCGCCGGGCGCGGATGGCCGACGACCTGTGCGACGGGGGAAAGCTGCAGGCGGAGCTTCGGATCGAGGGGACGCCCGGGGTGCTCGCGGTTGGGGCCGATCTGCGCACCGGCAGGCTGCGCACGTCCGTCGAGATCCCCGCGCCCGATCAGGGATATCCGCTGACCTGGGTCAAACGGCTCGTCCGGCGGCTCGCGGAGGCTCCGGCGGACCTGCATGTGGAGACCCTGGTCGAAGACGGTCTCGGCGGCCCCCGCGGCACCTTGGAGCGGCTCCGCCCGGAACCGGCCGATCTGTTGCCGAAGAACGGGGCGAGGATCACCGGCTTCCGGCTCACCCTCTTCAAGGGCATGGGCAGCGGTCGCGGCAATGCCGAGTCCGGATTCATTCGCAGCGTGGACGACGCCGTACAGCGTTTCCACTCCGCGGTCGTCGTCCACCTGGAACATCCGGCACCGCGCAGTTCCCCGGTCGCTTAG